A genome region from Trachemys scripta elegans isolate TJP31775 chromosome 2, CAS_Tse_1.0, whole genome shotgun sequence includes the following:
- the LOC117872023 gene encoding 40S ribosomal protein S24-like yields the protein MNDTVTIRTRKFMTNRLLQRKQMVIDVLHPGKATVPKTEIREKLAKMYKTTPDVIFVFGFRTHFGGGKTTGFGMIYDSLDYAKKNVYTNDTPTTAYELQVAL from the coding sequence ATGAATGACACTGTGACCATCAGAACCAGGAAGTTCATGACTAATAGACTGCTTCAGCGTAAACAGATGGTGATTGATGTTCTTCATCCTGGAAAGGCCACAGTTCCCAAAACTGAAATCAGGGAAAAGCTGgcaaaaatgtacaaaacaacGCCAGATGTAATTTTCGTCTTTGGCTTCAGAACCCATTTTGGTGGTGGCAAGACAACAGGCTTTGGCATGATTTATGATTCCCTGGACTATGCAAAGAAGAATGTTTACACCAATGATACTCCGACTACCGCTtatgagctgcaagtggctctttaa
- the LOC117873952 gene encoding 40S ribosomal protein S24-like has translation MNDTVTIRTRKFMTNRLLQRKQMVIDVLHPGKATVPKTEIREKLAKMYKTTPDVIFVFGFRTHFGGGKTTGFGMIYDSLDYAKKNEPKHRLARHGLYEKKTTPRKQRIGVNSILTKCKFTDTVKMPSGIHKSMLETCQGELFHNKVP, from the coding sequence ATGAATGACACTGTGACCATCAGAACCAGGAAGTTCATGACTAATAGACTGCTTCAGCGTAAACAGATGGTGATTGATGTTCTTCATCCTGGAAAGGCCACAGTTCCCAAAACTGAAATCAGGGAAAAGCTGgcaaaaatgtacaaaacaacGCCAGATGTAATTTTCGTCTTTGGCTTCAGAACCCATTTTGGTGGTGGCAAGACAACAGGCTTTGGCATGATTTATGATTCCCTGGACTATGCAAAGAAGAATGAACCAAAGCACAGACTGGCCAGGCATGGCTTGTATGAAAAGAAGACGACTCCGAGAAAACAGCGAATTGGTGTAAACAGTATCTTAACCAAGTGCAAGTTCACAGATACAGTAAAGATGCCATCTGGAATACATAAATCCATGCTTGAAACTTGTCAGGGAGAACTGTTCCATAATAAGGTGCCCTAA